One genomic window of Anaeromicrobium sediminis includes the following:
- a CDS encoding minor capsid protein has protein sequence MSIYAEIGKLLETKGYGKFNKDIKGFKKPDKPNDVVVVLPSAGGNIEHIREIGLQIIVRNKNSLESEEKANKIYEELRNLDNLNLGNFYVYSLIPTSDIIPIGFDDKDRYEYSMNFRVIRR, from the coding sequence ATCAGTATTTATGCAGAGATAGGGAAACTATTAGAAACTAAAGGTTATGGAAAGTTTAATAAAGATATAAAAGGCTTTAAAAAGCCAGATAAACCTAATGATGTAGTAGTTGTCTTACCTAGTGCTGGAGGGAATATAGAGCATATTAGAGAAATTGGACTACAGATTATAGTAAGGAATAAGAACTCTCTAGAGAGTGAAGAAAAAGCAAATAAAATATATGAAGAACTAAGAAACCTAGATAATTTGAATCTAGGTAATTTTTATGTGTACTCACTTATACCTACTAGCGATATTATTCCTATAGGATTTGATGATAAAGATAGGTATGAGTACAGTATGAATTTTAGAGTAATAAGGAGGTAA
- a CDS encoding DUF7210 family protein gives MPKVIVQANIKYKGERYEIGDKVTVNKSDLKDFEEAGVIAEILESKKNNKADDTEGDNDEENESEE, from the coding sequence ATGCCAAAGGTTATTGTGCAAGCAAATATAAAATATAAAGGTGAAAGATATGAAATAGGAGACAAAGTTACGGTGAATAAAAGTGATTTAAAAGATTTTGAAGAGGCAGGTGTTATAGCGGAGATATTAGAGTCAAAAAAGAATAATAAAGCTGACGATACGGAAGGGGATAATGATGAAGAAAACGAGAGTGAGGAATAG
- a CDS encoding major capsid protein: MKRLESMKKMLFNINLQLFAGEGLSIYQIVTPKEIAVYYSEDTSNKIPYLGMTLFPADKQLGLDLKWIKGSKGLPVALKPSAFDVETTLRDRIGFDELETEMPFFKEGTLIKEKDRQELNKILASGNQAYIDMITKKIFDDVTGLIDGAEVQGERMIMQLLANGTIAIRANKVNYEYDYKFPIEHKETLLGTDAWSDAENSDPVSDIEAWQDKIEEDTGEKPSRAICTKKTWNYIKANKKIRLDMNPIGGQNIIMTDKLLEDYLENKLGLKIARYNKKYKTEAGVSTQFFPDNTFTLIPDGNLGTFYYGTTPEESDLMSGQNAAEVQIVNTGVAITTQKKVDPVNVFTKVSAVMLPSFESIDSVFIANVA, from the coding sequence ATGAAAAGACTAGAAAGTATGAAAAAAATGTTATTTAATATTAACTTACAGTTATTTGCTGGTGAAGGACTTAGCATTTATCAAATAGTAACACCTAAAGAAATAGCAGTATACTACAGTGAGGATACTTCTAATAAGATTCCTTACTTGGGAATGACATTATTCCCAGCTGATAAGCAGTTAGGGCTAGATTTAAAATGGATTAAGGGATCTAAAGGACTTCCAGTAGCACTTAAGCCTTCTGCCTTTGACGTTGAAACTACTTTAAGAGATAGAATTGGCTTTGATGAACTAGAAACAGAAATGCCATTCTTCAAAGAAGGAACTCTCATCAAGGAGAAAGATAGACAAGAACTTAATAAAATTTTAGCTAGTGGAAATCAAGCCTATATAGATATGATCACAAAGAAAATATTTGATGATGTAACAGGTTTGATAGATGGTGCTGAGGTACAAGGTGAAAGAATGATTATGCAGTTGTTAGCTAATGGAACAATAGCTATTAGAGCTAACAAAGTGAATTATGAGTATGATTATAAGTTTCCTATAGAACATAAGGAAACTCTATTAGGGACTGATGCGTGGAGTGACGCAGAAAACTCAGATCCAGTAAGTGATATTGAAGCATGGCAAGATAAGATTGAGGAGGACACAGGAGAAAAACCTTCTAGAGCTATCTGCACTAAGAAAACATGGAATTACATAAAGGCTAATAAAAAGATAAGGCTAGATATGAATCCTATAGGTGGCCAAAACATAATCATGACAGATAAGTTATTAGAAGACTACCTAGAAAATAAATTAGGTTTGAAAATAGCTAGATACAATAAAAAATATAAAACTGAGGCTGGAGTTAGTACTCAATTCTTCCCGGATAATACATTTACATTGATTCCTGATGGTAATTTAGGTACTTTCTATTATGGTACTACTCCAGAAGAATCAGATCTAATGAGTGGCCAAAATGCTGCAGAGGTACAAATAGTAAATACAGGTGTTGCTATAACCACTCAAAAGAAAGTAGATCCAGTGAATGTATTTACAAAAGTATCAGCAGTAATGTTACCAAGTTTTGAATCAATAGATAGTGTATTTATTGCCAATGTAGCATAG
- a CDS encoding phage scaffolding protein: MKKRLFDINLQLFADEGNEPSGGDGKEPGNNGGNEPVGDNKTYTQEELDKMLKKEKGKVKKFATDELLKELGIENTEALKSIIEAKKADDEKNKTDLEKLQEQLNNITKEKDAVAEKAKTTLITAEFKVKAIGEGLDVKQIDAALKLADLSEIEVKEDGAVEGIEDVIKKVIEDYPFLIGQINSNVGNGGGNNPGTNNNTSKSIGERLAAKRKTVNENQTKGQNHYF, from the coding sequence ATGAAAAAAAGATTATTTGATATTAATCTCCAACTCTTTGCTGATGAAGGAAATGAACCAAGTGGAGGAGACGGCAAAGAACCAGGTAATAACGGAGGAAATGAACCAGTAGGAGATAATAAAACCTATACTCAAGAAGAGTTAGACAAAATGTTAAAAAAAGAAAAAGGTAAAGTCAAGAAATTTGCTACAGATGAATTGCTAAAAGAATTAGGGATAGAAAATACAGAAGCATTAAAATCAATTATTGAAGCTAAGAAAGCAGATGATGAAAAGAATAAAACTGATCTTGAAAAACTTCAGGAACAATTGAACAATATAACCAAAGAAAAAGATGCTGTAGCTGAGAAAGCAAAAACTACATTAATTACGGCAGAGTTTAAAGTAAAGGCCATAGGAGAAGGGCTAGATGTAAAGCAAATAGATGCAGCTCTAAAACTAGCTGACTTATCAGAAATAGAAGTAAAAGAAGATGGAGCAGTAGAAGGGATTGAAGATGTAATTAAAAAAGTAATAGAGGATTATCCTTTCTTAATAGGTCAAATTAATTCTAATGTAGGAAATGGAGGAGGTAACAATCCAGGAACAAATAACAATACTAGTAAGAGCATAGGAGAAAGATTAGCAGCTAAAAGAAAAACTGTTAATGAAAATCAAACTAAAGGCCAAAATCATTATTTTTAA
- a CDS encoding phage minor capsid protein has product MDEALKILTETTQEALVELYEKMNALASGGNMNKAKRIYRQMQIITVELGKFYDDFSAAAVEAEYLKGFDLEGMDLSFIDTGEFKAKITDKTFTGLHMESIDALTTALQQNLSMAIANLNIQVGRMAKDKFAEITKKQALKGMLKGSTRKDISKNVVERLTQEGFIVFKDKLGRNWRLDSYAEMNMRSTLREANTRGIENRAIQEGYDLLKVSEHGVTCEKCAKVEGRVFSISGNNANYPKWDNHIIKHTHPNCRHTVSIFQEKYYDGDVEELRKKSNSSTDYRTDAQKEKYQGMQQKKVKKRQNKLQYERYKARLGKNAPKSLSGFIQVKKSKNWSNLKKKYKEAGR; this is encoded by the coding sequence ATGGATGAAGCTTTAAAGATATTAACGGAAACTACTCAAGAGGCATTGGTTGAACTCTATGAGAAAATGAATGCTTTAGCCAGTGGAGGTAACATGAACAAGGCTAAGCGGATATACAGACAAATGCAGATTATAACAGTAGAGCTAGGGAAGTTCTATGATGATTTTTCCGCAGCTGCAGTTGAGGCAGAATATTTAAAAGGATTTGACTTAGAAGGAATGGACCTAAGTTTTATAGATACTGGAGAATTTAAGGCAAAGATCACAGACAAAACTTTTACAGGCCTCCATATGGAATCTATAGATGCTTTAACTACAGCTCTCCAACAAAATTTGTCTATGGCTATAGCAAACTTAAATATTCAAGTAGGAAGAATGGCAAAGGATAAGTTTGCAGAGATAACAAAGAAACAAGCTTTAAAAGGTATGTTAAAGGGATCTACTAGAAAAGACATATCTAAGAATGTGGTAGAAAGATTAACTCAAGAAGGTTTTATAGTTTTTAAAGATAAGTTAGGTAGAAACTGGAGATTAGATTCCTATGCAGAAATGAACATGAGAAGTACTTTGAGAGAAGCTAATACAAGAGGAATAGAAAACAGAGCTATTCAAGAAGGTTATGATTTACTTAAGGTATCAGAGCATGGAGTTACATGTGAGAAGTGCGCCAAGGTAGAAGGCAGAGTATTCTCTATTAGTGGAAACAATGCTAATTACCCTAAATGGGATAACCACATAATAAAGCATACTCATCCTAACTGCAGGCATACAGTGTCTATATTCCAAGAGAAGTACTATGATGGAGATGTAGAAGAACTAAGAAAGAAATCTAACAGTAGTACTGATTATAGAACTGATGCACAAAAGGAAAAGTACCAGGGTATGCAGCAAAAGAAAGTAAAGAAGAGACAAAATAAGCTACAGTATGAAAGATATAAGGCTAGGTTAGGGAAAAATGCTCCAAAGTCTTTAAGTGGATTTATTCAGGTAAAGAAATCTAAGAATTGGTCTAATTTGAAAAAGAAATATAAAGAAGCCGGAAGATAA
- a CDS encoding phage portal protein produces the protein MLINTRELRVLKEGDKFPLYDKDKDRLEKYEEQLDIFNNEIYKVLTKKIHDLPHISGERKKTWVNSLEHIYIQANIPKEVSLLVSDLLSRRPPILDVKNDKIQEDIDNFLEDNEIHTQILETSIDQANKGSIIFKIYKQDNRLRLDSIQPDFYFVEHQEGDKRNLSREFVSWIFKRDGKKYRYVESYQMVDNKLNISYQVFKDNGSKLGKEVSVSEFLGLSKDKEIVNIEHSLLVHIPLWRCNGDYFGRSIHDGLLPLYDEINNRISQLSRLFDKYSDPTMSGPDLGTDDRGNPNKVIGKYIQRDEDDPEVNYHTWPAEVEGNIRYITEVLFKILYIVTPLSPSLYGIDSDGSISGRAIQLKSFRADCNTDRFMTYWRGALKRIVRNALAIEGKDIKLKDIEIKWEKGFSKDDKEQAEIEQLRLQSGNTSVKSSIMRTDKVTKDKAEEEYKEIQSEQQDEFKNAQVALNSQRGGADE, from the coding sequence ATGCTAATTAATACAAGAGAATTAAGAGTATTAAAAGAAGGAGATAAGTTTCCTTTATACGATAAAGATAAGGATAGGCTAGAGAAATATGAGGAGCAACTAGATATATTCAATAATGAAATCTACAAGGTACTAACTAAAAAAATACATGATCTTCCTCATATATCAGGAGAGCGTAAGAAAACTTGGGTAAATTCATTGGAGCATATATACATTCAAGCTAATATACCTAAGGAAGTTTCCTTACTAGTATCTGACTTACTTAGTCGTAGGCCTCCTATTTTAGATGTGAAGAATGATAAGATACAAGAGGATATAGACAACTTCCTAGAAGATAATGAAATACATACTCAAATATTAGAAACTTCAATAGATCAAGCAAATAAAGGGAGCATTATTTTTAAAATATATAAACAAGATAACAGGCTAAGATTAGATTCAATCCAGCCTGATTTTTATTTTGTAGAACATCAGGAAGGAGACAAGAGAAATCTTAGTAGAGAGTTTGTATCCTGGATATTTAAAAGAGATGGTAAGAAATACAGATATGTAGAGAGTTATCAAATGGTAGATAATAAGCTAAACATTTCATATCAAGTATTTAAGGATAATGGAAGTAAATTAGGTAAAGAAGTTAGTGTAAGTGAGTTCTTAGGATTATCTAAGGACAAAGAAATAGTAAATATAGAGCATAGCTTATTAGTACATATTCCTTTGTGGCGTTGTAATGGTGATTACTTTGGACGTTCTATACACGATGGGTTACTGCCGTTATATGATGAAATAAATAATAGAATTAGTCAACTCTCCAGGCTATTTGATAAGTATTCGGATCCTACTATGAGTGGACCAGACTTAGGCACTGATGATAGAGGAAATCCTAATAAAGTTATAGGCAAATATATTCAAAGAGATGAAGATGATCCAGAAGTAAATTATCATACATGGCCTGCAGAAGTAGAAGGTAATATAAGATATATAACTGAGGTATTATTTAAAATACTTTATATAGTAACTCCCCTTAGTCCTAGTCTATATGGAATTGATTCAGATGGAAGTATATCAGGTAGAGCTATACAACTTAAATCTTTTAGGGCCGATTGTAATACAGATAGATTCATGACCTATTGGAGAGGAGCCCTTAAAAGAATAGTTAGAAATGCTTTAGCCATTGAAGGAAAAGATATAAAGTTAAAAGATATAGAAATTAAATGGGAAAAAGGATTCTCTAAGGATGATAAGGAACAGGCTGAGATAGAGCAATTAAGGCTTCAAAGTGGAAATACATCGGTTAAATCATCTATTATGAGAACTGATAAAGTGACTAAGGATAAGGCTGAAGAAGAATATAAGGAAATACAATCAGAGCAGCAGGATGAATTTAAAAATGCACAGGTAGCTTTAAATAGTCAACGTGGTGGAGCGGATGAATAA
- a CDS encoding PBSX family phage terminase large subunit, with translation MMLQKIKKAAFKFRPFSKKQKKILTWWLPNSPVKDKDGIIADGAIRSGKTIGMSLSFVLWAMETFDQQNFGMCGKTIGSFRRNVLFWLKLMLRARGYKLKDHRADNLVVITRNGKSNYFYIFGGKDEGSQDLIQGITLAGVFFDEVALMPESFVSQATGRCSVDGSKYWFNCNPSGPYHWFKVNWLDKAKEKNIIYLHFTMDDNLSLSERIKQRYRNMYSGVFYKRYILGLWVMAEGIIYDMFDEDKHKVKTKKREYSKYYVSCDYGTHNATVFLLWGLYKGKWYLVDEYYYSGKEQAKQKTDTQYYKDLIDFVGDRKIKSIIIDPSAASFITLIKQKGKFTIKKAKNDVLEGIRNVGTALSEVMILFNDKCTNTFREFFSYVWDDKAAERGEDKPVKTMDHSMDAVRYFVNTILFNGIKVRVTNKPSGM, from the coding sequence ATGATGTTACAGAAGATTAAGAAGGCTGCATTTAAATTCAGACCATTCTCGAAGAAGCAAAAGAAAATACTAACTTGGTGGTTACCTAATTCTCCAGTAAAAGATAAAGATGGTATTATAGCTGATGGAGCTATAAGAAGTGGTAAGACTATAGGAATGTCATTGTCATTTGTTTTATGGGCCATGGAAACTTTTGACCAGCAGAACTTTGGAATGTGTGGTAAAACAATAGGATCTTTTAGAAGAAACGTTTTGTTCTGGCTCAAATTAATGCTAAGGGCTAGAGGATATAAGTTAAAAGATCATAGAGCTGATAACTTAGTAGTAATAACACGTAATGGAAAGAGCAATTATTTTTATATCTTTGGTGGAAAAGATGAGGGTTCCCAGGATTTAATCCAAGGTATAACTTTAGCCGGAGTATTCTTTGATGAAGTAGCTCTTATGCCAGAGAGTTTTGTAAGTCAGGCTACTGGACGTTGTTCTGTAGATGGTTCTAAATATTGGTTCAACTGTAACCCTTCAGGACCGTATCATTGGTTTAAAGTTAATTGGTTAGATAAGGCCAAAGAAAAGAATATCATATATTTACACTTTACTATGGATGATAATCTTTCATTAAGTGAAAGAATCAAACAAAGGTATCGAAATATGTACTCAGGAGTATTTTATAAGCGCTATATATTAGGCTTATGGGTAATGGCAGAGGGAATTATATATGATATGTTTGATGAAGATAAGCATAAGGTAAAGACAAAGAAAAGAGAATATAGTAAGTATTATGTAAGCTGTGACTATGGAACCCATAATGCCACAGTTTTTTTATTGTGGGGATTATATAAAGGCAAATGGTATTTAGTAGATGAATATTATTATTCTGGTAAAGAACAGGCTAAGCAAAAGACAGACACTCAGTATTACAAGGACTTAATAGACTTTGTAGGAGATAGAAAAATAAAATCCATAATAATAGATCCATCTGCAGCAAGTTTTATAACTCTGATAAAACAAAAGGGAAAATTCACGATTAAAAAAGCTAAGAATGATGTACTTGAGGGAATCAGAAATGTAGGAACTGCTTTAAGTGAAGTGATGATTTTATTTAATGATAAATGCACTAACACTTTTAGGGAGTTCTTTTCCTATGTATGGGATGATAAAGCAGCTGAAAGAGGAGAAGATAAGCCAGTAAAAACTATGGACCATTCAATGGATGCAGTAAGGTATTTTGTTAATACAATCTTATTTAATGGAATTAAAGTAAGAGTGACAAATAAGCCATCGGGAATGTAG
- the terS gene encoding phage terminase small subunit, which translates to MARARSPNRDKAKIMYLESNGEKKLKDIAEELGLKDSQIRKWKSQDKWDQELKGALPKTKGNVTNEKKRKKGGQIGNKNALGNDGGAPEGNINAIKHGAYQSLYANMLRPEEKEIFDQTTASVNIDEEIRLLRLKIARLLNREVTFFYDMYGNKHEKEINEEDRENGILICMEQLRKLIETKASLIGDTEKLQMDREKFEFNKYKTEIEIDLKREKLELEKAKVNDEEGEYEDDGFIDALKGEVSEVWDDVTED; encoded by the coding sequence ATGGCTAGAGCTAGGAGTCCTAATAGAGATAAAGCAAAGATTATGTATTTAGAATCTAATGGAGAAAAGAAATTAAAAGATATTGCAGAAGAGTTAGGACTAAAAGATTCTCAAATTCGAAAGTGGAAAAGCCAGGATAAATGGGATCAAGAATTAAAGGGAGCGTTACCAAAAACAAAAGGTAACGTTACTAATGAAAAGAAACGTAAAAAAGGTGGACAAATAGGAAATAAAAATGCACTAGGTAATGATGGTGGAGCTCCAGAAGGAAATATTAATGCCATAAAGCATGGTGCCTATCAATCTTTATATGCTAACATGCTAAGACCAGAAGAAAAAGAAATATTTGACCAAACAACAGCTTCAGTAAATATAGATGAAGAAATAAGGCTATTAAGACTTAAAATAGCAAGGTTACTTAATAGAGAAGTAACATTCTTTTATGACATGTATGGTAACAAGCATGAGAAAGAAATCAATGAAGAAGATAGAGAAAATGGTATTTTAATATGTATGGAGCAATTAAGAAAATTAATAGAAACTAAAGCATCTCTTATAGGGGATACAGAAAAGCTTCAAATGGATAGAGAAAAGTTTGAGTTTAATAAATATAAAACTGAAATAGAGATAGATCTTAAGAGAGAGAAATTAGAGTTAGAAAAAGCTAAAGTAAATGATGAAGAAGGAGAATATGAAGATGATGGTTTTATAGATGCATTAAAAGGCGAAGTAAGCGAGGTATGGGATGATGTTACAGAAGATTAA
- a CDS encoding YjcQ family protein, which yields MKLDIKQKVLVSIYLEYQKDIPDMENNINPEIINLDEEKFIIALRKLENEGYIKNFQPYYADDEICDYGIYGLMITRDGIDYIEQKIGIDKTLSGMEKIKYVLGKGAELGWQEIKDIVAKTLVEMTKG from the coding sequence ATGAAACTTGATATTAAGCAAAAGGTATTGGTATCAATTTACTTGGAGTACCAAAAGGATATCCCAGATATGGAAAATAATATTAATCCTGAGATTATTAATCTAGATGAAGAGAAATTCATAATAGCATTAAGGAAGTTAGAAAACGAGGGATATATTAAAAATTTCCAACCATATTATGCAGACGATGAAATATGTGATTATGGTATATATGGACTGATGATAACTAGAGATGGAATAGATTATATAGAACAAAAAATAGGGATTGATAAAACTTTATCCGGTATGGAAAAAATAAAATATGTATTAGGTAAAGGTGCTGAATTAGGGTGGCAAGAAATCAAAGATATAGTAGCAAAAACTCTGGTGGAAATGACTAAAGGTTAA
- a CDS encoding type II toxin-antitoxin system PemK/MazF family toxin — MDIKTFVNRGSICTVDMSHRNCLQEITKVIIVSNNMGNKHGPIVSGIPIVSKDEAKNYSIYDEKVHVEMDMYDGSRKKFVALCRLITTIDKRKLGKQIGHCNRKVIYEIDEALRRNLHGESYKDSRNADERMINFAVESIKDIDIKIKSKMLKQVDIDNLIEQKREHIDTIKTFCKDDRHFKEVIRENNIIECHY, encoded by the coding sequence ATGGATATAAAAACATTTGTGAACAGGGGTAGTATTTGTACTGTTGATATGAGTCATCGTAATTGCTTACAAGAGATCACTAAGGTTATTATTGTAAGCAATAATATGGGGAATAAACATGGCCCTATAGTATCGGGAATACCGATTGTAAGTAAGGATGAAGCTAAGAATTATTCGATTTATGATGAAAAAGTACATGTAGAAATGGATATGTACGATGGCTCACGAAAAAAGTTTGTAGCTTTATGCAGATTGATTACAACAATTGATAAGAGAAAGTTAGGAAAGCAAATTGGGCATTGCAATAGAAAAGTAATATATGAAATAGATGAAGCACTTAGAAGGAATTTGCATGGAGAGTCTTATAAAGATTCACGTAATGCGGATGAAAGGATGATAAATTTTGCAGTTGAATCTATAAAGGATATAGATATTAAAATTAAAAGTAAAATGTTAAAGCAAGTAGACATAGATAATCTTATAGAGCAAAAGAGAGAACATATAGATACTATTAAAACATTTTGCAAAGATGACAGGCATTTTAAGGAAGTAATAAGAGAGAACAATATTATAGAATGTCACTATTGA
- a CDS encoding DUF1492 domain-containing protein — protein sequence MNYIREAELYLKHYGDLKYSLNHINREITKLKWSGAPSDAKAIVIDDMPQGNKVPEDIMDIAYKLKCYIEMKKETEEKLEEVDATLDEMNEDGEQLGDVLRMWYIDRASKEEIAEELSYSRSNVYYQKDKAIKKFAIRIFGIRGLTAV from the coding sequence ATGAATTACATAAGAGAAGCAGAGTTATATTTAAAGCATTATGGAGATTTAAAATATAGCTTGAATCATATAAACAGAGAAATTACTAAATTGAAATGGAGTGGAGCTCCTAGTGATGCAAAGGCTATTGTTATAGATGATATGCCACAGGGGAATAAGGTTCCAGAGGATATAATGGATATAGCGTATAAATTAAAGTGCTATATAGAGATGAAGAAGGAAACAGAGGAGAAGCTGGAAGAGGTAGATGCTACTTTGGATGAAATGAATGAGGATGGAGAGCAATTAGGAGATGTACTTAGAATGTGGTATATAGATAGAGCTTCTAAGGAAGAAATAGCGGAAGAATTAAGTTATAGCAGAAGTAATGTGTACTATCAGAAAGATAAGGCAATCAAGAAATTTGCCATAAGAATATTTGGAATTAGAGGATTAACAGCAGTATAG
- a CDS encoding DUF2569 domain-containing protein, whose amino-acid sequence MRDNNVIDESIIEEDPGKKKEPLAIGGWLVLPSIGVITNPFRTVYGTYSMFMNIFQSGQWDQIASSNSAFYDQSLKNILVFELVSNVLMIILSIFLLYLFIRKSKHFPKSWIAFVSINALILTVDLVLCRKFVTNAPGAGDLFMTLARSLFALVVWGTYLMKSKRVKNTFIK is encoded by the coding sequence ATGCGTGACAACAATGTAATTGATGAAAGTATAATAGAAGAAGATCCAGGTAAAAAAAAGGAACCTCTAGCTATAGGCGGATGGTTAGTTTTACCCTCAATCGGTGTAATAACAAATCCATTTCGAACAGTCTATGGAACTTACTCTATGTTCATGAATATATTTCAATCAGGTCAATGGGATCAAATAGCTTCTAGTAATAGCGCCTTCTATGATCAATCTTTGAAAAACATTTTAGTTTTTGAACTTGTTTCAAACGTTCTCATGATTATACTCTCAATCTTCCTTCTTTATTTATTTATAAGAAAATCTAAACATTTTCCTAAATCATGGATTGCTTTTGTTTCAATCAATGCATTAATACTAACAGTTGATTTAGTTTTGTGTAGAAAATTTGTAACAAATGCACCTGGTGCTGGTGATTTATTCATGACGTTAGCACGAAGTTTATTTGCATTAGTAGTGTGGGGTACTTACCTAATGAAGTCAAAACGTGTAAAGAATACTTTCATCAAATAA
- a CDS encoding helix-turn-helix domain-containing protein, with translation MGVLYEIIKNAEVISVSGMGNKHRKWTNKDLDELGKLYLSGMSISKLARKYKVSTTTINKRLKEIGLRK, from the coding sequence ATGGGAGTTCTTTATGAAATTATCAAGAATGCAGAGGTGATAAGTGTGAGTGGCATGGGAAATAAGCATAGGAAATGGACTAATAAGGACCTAGATGAATTAGGGAAATTATATTTGTCTGGAATGAGTATTAGTAAACTAGCTAGGAAGTATAAGGTTTCAACAACGACTATAAATAAAAGGCTTAAGGAGATAGGCCTAAGAAAGTAA
- the recT gene encoding recombination protein RecT → MASANVKNALASKADKKEIDGKKEPKTIKDWIKVMEPEIKKALPKVITPERFTRMALTALSVNPKLAECTPKSFMGALMNAAQLGLEPNTPLGQAYLIPFKNKGTLEVQFQVGYKGLIDLAHRSGEFASIQAHEVYENDEFDYEYGLESKLHHKPVLKERGKVIAYYSFYKLKNGGYGFEVISKEDVETHGRKYSQSYSSKYSPWTNNFDEMAKKTILKKVLKYAPIKVEFQRELAQDTTIKTEIAQDMSDVEPENVFIEADYVVEDGNSKEEK, encoded by the coding sequence ATGGCAAGTGCAAATGTGAAAAATGCTTTAGCTAGTAAAGCTGATAAGAAAGAAATAGATGGGAAAAAAGAACCTAAAACCATAAAAGATTGGATTAAAGTAATGGAGCCTGAAATTAAAAAGGCTCTTCCAAAGGTAATAACTCCAGAGAGATTTACAAGAATGGCTCTAACAGCCTTATCAGTTAATCCTAAGTTAGCAGAATGTACACCAAAGAGTTTTATGGGAGCTCTAATGAATGCAGCACAATTAGGCTTAGAGCCTAACACTCCATTAGGACAGGCTTACTTAATACCGTTTAAGAACAAAGGGACTTTAGAAGTTCAATTTCAAGTGGGATATAAAGGATTAATAGATCTAGCTCACAGAAGTGGAGAGTTTGCATCAATACAAGCACATGAAGTATATGAGAATGATGAATTTGATTATGAGTATGGATTAGAATCTAAATTACACCATAAGCCAGTTTTAAAAGAGAGAGGAAAAGTTATAGCATACTACTCATTCTATAAGCTAAAGAATGGTGGGTATGGATTTGAAGTAATAAGCAAAGAAGATGTTGAGACTCATGGTAGGAAATACTCACAGAGCTATAGCAGTAAGTATTCTCCTTGGACAAATAACTTTGATGAAATGGCAAAGAAAACTATCTTAAAGAAAGTATTAAAGTATGCACCAATAAAGGTAGAATTCCAAAGAGAACTTGCACAGGATACAACTATAAAAACTGAGATAGCACAGGACATGTCAGACGTTGAACCAGAGAATGTATTCATAGAAGCAGATTATGTAGTTGAGGATGGAAATTCAAAAGAGGAGAAATAG